In the Mycolicibacter sp. MU0102 genome, one interval contains:
- the ppk2 gene encoding polyphosphate kinase 2, with protein sequence MSDDEFEAAKKRLADDVYEKELLGLQSEFVKLQEWVRDTGTRVVVIFEGRDAAGKGGVIKRVTEYLSPRTVRIAALPAPTERERGQWYFQRYIAHLPARGEITLFDRSWYNRAGVEKVMGFCTPEEHEQFLKQAPVFEQLLIDDGILLRKYWFSVSQEEQLRRFRKRRNDPLRQWKLSPMDLEALHRWEDYSRARDEMMARTDTASSPWYVVESEVKTHARLNMMAHLLESIPYREVERQRVDLPKKPIVTGFYKRPDRNLYRYVDDYAATLLGDA encoded by the coding sequence GTGAGCGACGACGAATTCGAAGCCGCCAAGAAACGGCTCGCCGACGATGTGTACGAGAAGGAATTGCTGGGTCTGCAAAGCGAATTCGTCAAACTCCAGGAGTGGGTCCGCGACACCGGCACCCGGGTGGTGGTGATATTCGAGGGCCGAGACGCCGCCGGTAAGGGCGGTGTCATCAAGCGCGTCACCGAATATCTGAGCCCGCGCACGGTGCGGATCGCGGCGCTGCCGGCACCTACCGAACGTGAACGTGGCCAGTGGTACTTCCAGCGGTATATCGCGCACTTGCCGGCGCGCGGTGAGATCACGCTCTTCGACCGATCCTGGTACAACCGGGCCGGGGTGGAGAAGGTGATGGGCTTCTGTACGCCCGAAGAGCATGAGCAATTCCTCAAGCAGGCGCCGGTTTTCGAGCAGCTGCTGATCGACGACGGAATCCTGTTGCGCAAGTACTGGTTCTCGGTATCCCAGGAAGAGCAGCTGCGCCGATTCCGTAAGCGGCGCAACGATCCGCTGCGGCAGTGGAAGCTGTCGCCGATGGACCTCGAGGCACTGCACCGCTGGGAGGATTACTCGCGGGCCCGCGACGAGATGATGGCCCGCACCGATACCGCGTCGAGCCCCTGGTATGTGGTCGAGTCAGAAGTCAAGACACACGCCCGGCTGAACATGATGGCGCACCTTCTGGAGTCGATTCCCTATCGCGAGGTGGAGCGCCAGCGCGTGGACTTGCCCAAGAAGCCAATCGTCACCGGTTTTTACAAGCGGCCCGACCGCAATCTCTACCGCTACGTCGACGATTACGCCGCCACGCTGCTGGGCGACGCGTAA
- a CDS encoding DUF6912 family protein, protein MRVYIPATLAMLAQLVADGSLRPVSGTAFAVTPALRESYAHGDDDELAEVAIGEAALASLRLLAGANADSAGEKLPTRRAVLVAEVEGAAVRPDLDVAVVRLAGPVAMSDVVAAYVDNAAAEPAVLAALAVIDDADLGDEDAELTVGDAQDHDLAWYATQELPFLLDLL, encoded by the coding sequence ATGCGGGTATACATCCCAGCGACGCTGGCCATGCTGGCCCAACTTGTCGCCGACGGTTCATTGCGTCCGGTCAGCGGGACGGCGTTCGCGGTGACCCCGGCGCTGCGGGAGTCCTACGCCCACGGCGACGACGACGAGCTGGCCGAAGTCGCAATCGGAGAGGCGGCGCTGGCTTCGCTGCGGCTACTGGCCGGTGCGAACGCCGATTCGGCCGGTGAGAAGTTGCCCACCCGCCGGGCGGTGCTCGTTGCCGAGGTCGAGGGCGCCGCCGTTCGCCCCGATCTGGACGTCGCCGTGGTCCGGTTGGCGGGGCCGGTCGCGATGAGTGACGTGGTCGCGGCGTACGTAGATAACGCTGCGGCTGAGCCCGCCGTGCTCGCGGCATTGGCGGTGATCGATGACGCCGACCTCGGAGATGAGGACGCCGAGCTGACCGTCGGTGACGCCCAGGACCACGACCTGGCCTGGTACGCCACCCAGGAGCTGCCGTTCCTGCTCGACCTGCTCTGA
- a CDS encoding Rv3235 family protein — MPIDPTSPPRSAVAPMLDYEPPARPAMPSRPAHPPASVPSVRPRPGHPPRTRPDRPVRKVLPAPLRSAAVFADAALRRVLEVVDGRRPSTHLHPLLATGLADSVVSARPAAPAGRVEPATLQRVRVQPAGSGEPASAVEVFGTYRRGRRTHALACRVESIPRTGNGAAWRIVALHIG; from the coding sequence GTGCCCATCGATCCCACTTCGCCCCCGCGCTCGGCCGTCGCGCCGATGCTCGACTACGAACCGCCTGCTCGCCCGGCCATGCCGAGTCGGCCCGCGCATCCGCCCGCGTCGGTGCCGTCGGTCCGGCCCCGCCCTGGGCATCCCCCGAGGACGCGACCCGATCGACCCGTACGCAAGGTGTTACCGGCACCGCTGCGGTCGGCCGCGGTGTTCGCCGACGCCGCACTGCGGCGGGTGCTGGAAGTGGTGGACGGGCGCCGACCGTCGACGCATCTGCATCCGCTGCTTGCCACTGGACTGGCCGACTCGGTGGTATCGGCTCGCCCGGCTGCGCCGGCGGGCCGGGTCGAGCCGGCCACCTTGCAGCGCGTACGCGTGCAGCCCGCAGGTTCGGGCGAACCGGCCAGCGCGGTGGAGGTTTTCGGCACCTACCGGCGCGGACGGCGCACGCATGCCCTGGCCTGCCGCGTCGAGTCCATCCCGCGGACGGGAAATGGCGCAGCTTGGCGGATCGTCGCCCTGCACATCGGCTAG
- a CDS encoding WS/DGAT/MGAT family O-acyltransferase, whose protein sequence is MVNRLSASEASFYRLENTTTPMYVQSLFILRNPRGGLGYDKLLETIEQRLPQIPRYRQKIREVTMSLARPVWVDDHEFDITYHVRHLAVPSPGSERQLHELVARLSQQPLDRSRPLWATYLIEGLADNRIAIYIKSHQALVHGMAAPALGHVLVDRTQRPPPFDEDIWVPRDEPGAVELVLGAVGDWVAAPRTQLQAVGSTVGSPLTWAGRKAFDAVRAIARGAAPQSPLNTQVSQNRLFTVASGSLEDYRTVRARYDCAINDVVLAVITGALRNWLLARGEPVGSTRTVRALAPLSVYPDHEFDSAGQPIGAVTPFLVDLPVGEPNPVVRLSQIAYATESHPTSTGLVDARTILTVAGFAPPTLHAMGVRVATAFAGFSGRVFNLLITNAPGTQRQLYICGAKLLETYSVPPLLPNKALTIGVTSYNGTLYFGVNADRKAMSDVGMVSALLDEALAELLEAAQ, encoded by the coding sequence ATGGTGAACCGGCTATCGGCGTCGGAAGCCTCTTTCTACCGGCTGGAGAACACCACGACGCCGATGTATGTGCAGTCGCTGTTCATTCTGCGCAACCCGCGGGGTGGGCTGGGCTATGACAAGCTGCTGGAGACCATCGAGCAGCGGTTGCCCCAGATCCCGCGCTACCGGCAGAAGATCCGCGAAGTCACCATGAGCCTGGCCCGCCCGGTCTGGGTGGACGACCACGAGTTCGACATCACCTACCACGTAAGGCATCTCGCGGTACCTTCCCCCGGCAGCGAACGCCAGCTGCACGAGCTGGTCGCGCGGTTGAGTCAACAACCGCTGGATCGCTCCCGGCCGTTGTGGGCGACCTACCTGATCGAGGGGCTGGCCGACAACCGGATCGCCATCTACATCAAGTCCCATCAAGCGTTGGTCCACGGCATGGCGGCGCCGGCGTTGGGCCACGTCCTGGTCGACCGGACGCAGCGGCCGCCGCCTTTCGATGAAGACATCTGGGTGCCGCGCGACGAGCCCGGCGCCGTCGAGTTGGTCCTGGGAGCGGTCGGGGACTGGGTGGCGGCGCCGCGGACCCAACTACAGGCGGTCGGGTCGACGGTCGGCAGCCCGTTGACCTGGGCGGGCCGCAAGGCGTTCGACGCCGTCCGGGCCATCGCGCGCGGCGCGGCCCCGCAGAGTCCGCTCAACACCCAGGTCTCGCAGAACCGCCTGTTCACGGTGGCGAGCGGTTCGCTCGAGGATTACCGAACGGTGCGGGCCCGCTACGACTGCGCCATTAACGACGTGGTGCTCGCCGTGATCACCGGTGCGCTGCGGAACTGGCTGCTGGCCCGCGGCGAGCCGGTCGGGTCGACGCGCACGGTACGGGCGTTGGCGCCGTTGTCGGTGTATCCCGACCACGAATTCGACTCTGCGGGTCAGCCGATCGGTGCGGTGACGCCGTTCCTGGTGGATCTTCCTGTCGGCGAACCGAATCCGGTAGTCCGGCTTTCCCAGATCGCCTATGCCACCGAATCGCATCCCACCTCGACCGGACTGGTGGATGCCCGCACCATTTTGACCGTGGCGGGCTTCGCCCCGCCAACCCTGCACGCGATGGGTGTTCGGGTGGCGACCGCGTTCGCCGGATTCTCCGGGCGGGTGTTCAACCTGCTGATCACCAATGCGCCGGGCACTCAGCGGCAGCTCTACATCTGCGGCGCCAAGCTGCTCGAGACCTACAGTGTGCCCCCGTTGTTGCCCAACAAGGCACTGACGATCGGGGTGACGTCCTACAACGGCACGCTCTATTTCGGTGTCAATGCCGATCGCAAGGCGATGAGTGACGTAGGAATGGTCTCAGCGCTGCTGGACGAGGCGCTGGCCGAACTACTGGAGGCAGCACAGTGA